From one Erythrobacter sp. HKB08 genomic stretch:
- a CDS encoding metallophosphoesterase, which translates to MFEPLRQMFARKGSKKRPRVPDGERVYVIGDIHGRLDLFERLIEAIEQDDEKAGEADTTVILLGDLIDRGPDSAGVIKRARKWRKKRKLRFLAGNHEEMFLDSFDKLSVLRHFIRHGGRETLLSYGIGRKEFNAASAKELQAMMRERVPEKDIKFISKFEDMIELGDYLFVHAGIDPKRELDEQKTKDMRWIREPFLNHRAPHSHIVVHGHTIFEEIDERKNRIGIDTGAYRFGKLTALVLEGDERRYIQAVEKKNGKLAIKHRESD; encoded by the coding sequence ATGTTCGAACCCCTACGCCAGATGTTCGCCCGCAAGGGCTCGAAGAAGCGGCCCCGCGTGCCGGACGGCGAGCGCGTGTACGTGATCGGAGACATCCACGGGCGGCTCGACCTGTTCGAGCGGCTGATCGAGGCGATCGAACAGGATGACGAAAAGGCGGGCGAAGCCGATACGACCGTCATCCTCCTCGGCGACCTGATCGATCGCGGTCCGGACAGCGCAGGCGTCATCAAGCGGGCGCGCAAGTGGAGGAAGAAGCGCAAGCTGCGTTTCCTCGCCGGGAACCACGAGGAAATGTTCCTCGACAGCTTCGACAAGCTTTCCGTCCTGCGGCATTTCATCCGCCACGGCGGGCGCGAGACGCTGCTGAGCTACGGCATCGGCCGCAAGGAGTTTAACGCCGCCAGCGCCAAGGAGCTGCAGGCGATGATGCGCGAGCGCGTGCCTGAAAAGGACATCAAGTTCATCTCCAAGTTCGAGGATATGATCGAACTCGGCGACTACCTGTTCGTGCATGCGGGCATCGATCCCAAGCGCGAACTGGACGAACAGAAAACGAAGGACATGCGCTGGATCCGCGAGCCCTTCCTCAATCACCGCGCGCCGCATTCGCATATCGTGGTGCACGGCCACACGATTTTCGAAGAGATCGACGAACGCAAGAACCGGATCGGCATCGACACCGGCGCCTATCGCTTCGGCAAGCTGACCGCGCTGGTGCTTGAAGGTGACGAGCGTCGTTACATCCAGGCGGTCGAGAAGAAGAATGGCAAACTGGCCATCAAGCACAGGGAAAGCGACTGA